A genomic window from Flavobacterium sp. I3-2 includes:
- a CDS encoding tetratricopeptide repeat protein, protein MATYNKRGYKAPKPELEADETVTAQYINDKDSETAEVFDTLDSTASKMGNWFTKNQKFIFGGILVLAVATVGYLGYNHFIVEPNEEKAANEMFQAQQYFDQAVNGQDTDSLYNLALNGGEGKMGFLKIAQDYSGTQAASISNYYAGMAYLNIGKFKEAIQHLEKFQSEDLILKATSLGAIGDSFSELNQPNEAFEYYVKAANHNKNDFTTPRFSFKAGLTALQLGKKEEALKLFTLIKEEYKSSPEAANVDYYLGMSL, encoded by the coding sequence ATGGCAACATATAATAAAAGAGGATATAAGGCTCCAAAACCTGAATTAGAAGCAGATGAAACTGTTACAGCTCAATATATTAATGATAAAGATAGTGAAACAGCAGAAGTTTTTGATACATTAGATTCTACTGCATCTAAAATGGGTAATTGGTTTACTAAAAATCAAAAGTTTATTTTTGGAGGTATTTTAGTGTTGGCAGTTGCAACTGTTGGATATTTAGGATACAACCATTTTATTGTTGAGCCTAATGAAGAAAAAGCTGCTAACGAAATGTTCCAAGCGCAGCAATATTTTGATCAAGCTGTAAATGGACAAGATACAGATTCTCTATATAACTTAGCTCTTAATGGTGGTGAAGGTAAAATGGGATTCTTGAAAATCGCTCAAGATTATTCAGGAACTCAAGCTGCATCAATTTCTAATTATTATGCTGGAATGGCATACTTGAATATAGGAAAATTTAAAGAAGCTATTCAACATTTAGAGAAATTTCAATCAGAAGATTTAATCTTAAAAGCCACTTCTTTAGGTGCTATTGGAGATTCTTTCTCTGAATTAAATCAACCAAACGAAGCTTTTGAATATTATGTAAAAGCCGCAAATCATAATAAAAATGATTTTACGACACCTCGTTTTTCTTTCAAGGCAGGTTTAACAGCTTTACAATTAGGTAAAAAAGAAGAAGCTTTAAAATTATTTACTTTAATTAAAGAAGAATATAAATCATCTCCTGAAGCTGCAAACGTAGATTATTATTTAGGAATGTCACTTTAG
- a CDS encoding rhomboid family intramembrane serine protease has translation MPITNVVKQLLIINIILFGATYFVPVLTEYFALYYFENPLFRFWQILTHMFMHGSVLHIFFNMFALYSFGSTIEHFWGGKKFLFFYISCGLGAAVLHTAVNYYQVNTAVDILVSNGFTENSIFEVLNSGRGVYNTNWTHFLSQSQLEGLLSSYNVYAVGASGAIYGLLVAFAVMFPNAELALMFIPIPIKAKYFVPAILLYDLYSGFNGGAIFGTSTGVAHFAHLGGALMGFIMVLIWKKNQFNNMRWDS, from the coding sequence ATGCCAATTACCAATGTTGTTAAGCAACTTTTAATAATCAATATAATCTTATTTGGAGCAACTTATTTTGTTCCTGTTTTAACCGAATATTTTGCGTTGTACTATTTCGAAAATCCGTTGTTTAGATTTTGGCAAATTTTAACGCATATGTTTATGCACGGCAGTGTATTGCATATTTTCTTTAATATGTTTGCTTTGTATTCGTTTGGTTCAACAATTGAACATTTTTGGGGCGGAAAGAAATTTTTATTTTTCTATATTTCATGCGGATTAGGAGCAGCGGTTTTGCATACGGCAGTGAATTATTATCAAGTAAATACAGCCGTTGATATTTTAGTTTCAAACGGATTTACAGAAAATTCTATTTTCGAAGTTTTAAATTCAGGTCGTGGTGTTTATAATACGAATTGGACTCATTTTTTATCACAAAGTCAATTAGAAGGTTTATTAAGTTCATACAATGTTTATGCAGTTGGAGCTTCGGGTGCAATTTATGGATTGTTAGTTGCGTTTGCAGTAATGTTCCCGAATGCAGAATTGGCTTTGATGTTTATTCCGATTCCGATTAAAGCAAAATACTTTGTTCCGGCGATTTTATTGTACGATTTATATTCAGGATTCAATGGAGGAGCTATTTTCGGAACAAGTACCGGAGTGGCACATTTTGCACATTTAGGAGGTGCTTTGATGGGCTTTATTATGGTTTTAATTTGGAAGAAAAATCAGTTTAACAACATGCGTTGGGATAGTTAA
- the mutL gene encoding DNA mismatch repair endonuclease MutL encodes MSSIIRLLPDHVANQIAAGEVVQRPASVVKELLENAVDAGATIIKLVIKDAGKTLIQVIDNGKGMNETDARLCFERHATSKIAIAEDLFKLQTKGFRGEALASIAAIAHVELKTKQADAELGTHVIIEGNKIVSQEVAVVPDGTSFIVKNLFYNIPARRNFLKSDTVEFRHVIDEFERVALAHNNIQFVLINNGSEMFNLPASNFRQRIVNVFGGKTNEKLVPVQETTEIIEISGFVAKPEYAKKSRGEQFFFVNDRFIKSGFLHHAVTAAFEGLLKEGTHPSYFLYLTLPPNSIDINIHPTKTEIKFDDEQALYAILRATIKHSLGQFQVAPVLDFQRDETLDTPYALENSKSVEPTVQVDAGFNPFLDTDVKLGSYEYQKNNRSYEDVFSSKSSGSSKSFNSGGLSSKMNTSSFPFYTKNTEVSSSWETLYDGIKPATEDILIAQGHTFESEVKTAALFEMDDTERSVKNQSYQIQKKYIVSPIKSGMIIIDQRRAHQRILYERYLESLSLQNNSSQQLLFPLTLYYATFEMELLKSLEKDLIQMGFLFETLDNEKIIISGIPVTISESEVSIVLEDLLNELQSEFPDEKDVLKDKIAKSLSQSLAVKTGTYLTDKEQENIVDSLFACKEPNVSPFLKPTYITMRVEDIDKKFML; translated from the coding sequence ATGTCAAGTATAATCCGTTTGCTTCCAGATCACGTAGCCAATCAAATTGCTGCAGGTGAAGTGGTACAACGACCGGCTTCGGTTGTGAAAGAATTACTTGAAAACGCTGTCGATGCTGGAGCTACGATAATTAAATTGGTAATCAAAGACGCAGGTAAAACCTTAATTCAGGTTATCGACAACGGAAAAGGAATGAATGAAACAGACGCTCGTTTGTGTTTTGAACGTCATGCAACTTCAAAAATTGCAATTGCAGAAGATTTATTTAAGCTTCAAACTAAAGGTTTCCGTGGCGAAGCTTTAGCTTCTATTGCAGCTATTGCGCATGTTGAATTAAAAACCAAACAAGCCGATGCCGAATTAGGAACGCACGTAATTATCGAAGGAAACAAAATTGTTTCGCAAGAAGTTGCTGTGGTTCCTGATGGAACTTCATTTATCGTAAAAAATTTATTCTATAATATTCCTGCGCGAAGAAATTTCTTAAAATCTGATACGGTTGAGTTTCGTCATGTGATTGATGAATTCGAACGTGTGGCATTAGCTCATAATAACATTCAATTTGTGTTGATTAATAACGGAAGCGAAATGTTTAATCTTCCTGCTTCTAATTTTCGTCAACGCATCGTAAATGTTTTTGGAGGTAAAACCAATGAAAAATTGGTTCCTGTTCAAGAAACAACCGAAATTATCGAAATCAGTGGATTTGTCGCTAAGCCGGAATACGCCAAAAAGAGTAGAGGAGAACAGTTTTTCTTTGTAAACGATCGTTTCATTAAAAGCGGATTTTTACATCATGCGGTTACAGCAGCGTTTGAAGGTTTGCTGAAAGAAGGTACGCATCCAAGTTATTTTTTGTATCTAACATTGCCACCAAATAGCATTGATATCAACATTCATCCGACCAAAACAGAAATTAAGTTTGATGATGAGCAAGCTTTGTATGCGATTTTACGCGCAACAATTAAGCACAGTTTAGGTCAGTTTCAAGTGGCACCTGTTTTAGATTTTCAACGTGATGAAACTTTAGATACGCCTTATGCTTTGGAGAATTCTAAATCGGTTGAACCTACAGTTCAAGTCGATGCAGGTTTTAATCCGTTTTTAGATACCGATGTAAAATTAGGCTCGTACGAATATCAAAAAAACAATCGTTCGTATGAAGATGTTTTTTCGAGCAAAAGTTCAGGTTCATCTAAAAGTTTTAATTCAGGTGGATTATCTTCAAAGATGAATACTTCGAGCTTTCCATTTTATACAAAAAATACCGAAGTAAGTTCAAGTTGGGAAACCTTGTATGATGGAATAAAACCGGCAACAGAAGATATTTTAATTGCTCAAGGACATACTTTTGAATCTGAAGTTAAAACAGCAGCTTTGTTTGAAATGGATGATACAGAACGTTCTGTGAAAAATCAATCGTATCAAATTCAGAAAAAATATATTGTTAGTCCGATTAAATCCGGAATGATAATTATTGACCAACGTCGTGCGCATCAGCGTATTTTGTACGAACGTTACTTAGAAAGTTTATCGTTGCAAAATAATTCGAGTCAGCAATTACTTTTTCCGTTAACTTTATATTACGCAACTTTTGAAATGGAATTGCTTAAAAGTTTAGAAAAAGATTTGATTCAAATGGGTTTTTTGTTTGAAACTCTTGATAACGAAAAAATAATTATTTCTGGAATTCCAGTTACGATTTCAGAAAGTGAAGTTTCGATTGTTTTAGAAGATTTATTAAACGAATTACAAAGCGAATTTCCGGATGAAAAAGATGTATTAAAAGATAAAATAGCTAAATCGCTTTCGCAAAGTTTAGCTGTAAAAACCGGAACTTATTTAACCGACAAAGAACAAGAAAACATTGTAGATTCTTTATTTGCTTGTAAAGAACCAAATGTTTCACCATTTTTAAAACCTACATACATCACGATGCGTGTTGAAGATATCGATAAAAAATTTATGTTATGA
- the ribH gene encoding 6,7-dimethyl-8-ribityllumazine synthase has product MATANKNLSNYDKTKLIDAKPFRFGIVVSEWNDKITNGLYQGAVDALLDCGALPENIIRWDVPGSFELIFGSKKMLETQHVDVVIAIGCVIKGETMHFEFVCEGVTQGIKDLNIKFHVPTIFCLLTDNNEQQSIDRSGGVHGNKGTEAAVAALKMIALNQ; this is encoded by the coding sequence ATGGCAACAGCTAATAAAAATTTATCAAACTATGACAAAACAAAACTAATCGATGCAAAACCTTTTCGATTTGGAATTGTAGTGTCTGAATGGAATGATAAAATAACGAACGGTTTATATCAAGGTGCAGTTGATGCATTGTTAGATTGTGGTGCTTTGCCTGAAAATATCATTCGTTGGGATGTTCCAGGAAGTTTTGAGTTGATATTTGGTTCTAAAAAAATGCTAGAAACACAACATGTCGATGTTGTAATTGCAATCGGTTGTGTGATTAAAGGTGAAACCATGCATTTTGAATTTGTTTGCGAAGGTGTAACTCAAGGAATCAAAGATTTGAATATTAAATTTCATGTTCCAACCATATTTTGTTTGTTGACAGATAATAACGAACAGCAATCAATTGATAGAAGTGGAGGAGTTCACGGTAACAAAGGTACCGAAGCTGCGGTTGCTGCCTTAAAAATGATAGCATTAAATCAATAA
- a CDS encoding endonuclease/exonuclease/phosphatase family protein has translation MKNLSWFNKIVYVLNVILAVFTLIGYVLPFLAPKLFPFLAVLTLVLPSLIILNIFFLIYWILQFKKQFWLSGLIFLLGITFFTKFFKFSEQSLAKEEDDFTVLSYNVRLFNLFEWIPNENVSENIKRFVEEQNPDIICFQEYSKSANFEFDDYKFKHIVMHGNKIKSGQAIYSKFRMINEGEITLPNSDNNVVYADVIKGNDTIRVYSIHLQSINISPDINEKIDESKSKLIFKRISNAFKEQQVQSELIQSHMNDFKGRKIICGDMNNSAFSYVYNNIKGDMQDAFVEAGKGFGKTYNYKHYPARIDYILVDDIFEVKEFETFNTFKNSDHFPILARLKIKNEPN, from the coding sequence ATGAAAAACCTTTCTTGGTTTAACAAAATTGTTTATGTGCTCAATGTAATACTTGCTGTATTTACATTGATTGGTTATGTATTGCCTTTTTTGGCTCCAAAATTATTTCCTTTTTTGGCTGTTTTAACTTTAGTTTTACCATCGTTAATCATCTTAAATATTTTCTTTTTAATTTACTGGATTCTTCAATTTAAAAAACAATTTTGGCTTTCAGGTTTAATTTTTTTACTTGGAATTACATTTTTTACGAAGTTTTTTAAATTCTCAGAACAATCATTAGCAAAAGAAGAAGATGATTTTACGGTTTTAAGTTATAATGTTCGATTATTTAATTTGTTTGAATGGATTCCGAATGAAAATGTTTCAGAAAATATCAAACGATTTGTAGAAGAACAAAATCCGGATATCATTTGTTTTCAAGAATATTCTAAATCTGCAAATTTTGAGTTTGACGATTATAAGTTTAAGCATATTGTGATGCACGGCAATAAAATCAAATCTGGACAAGCAATTTATTCAAAATTCAGAATGATTAATGAAGGAGAAATTACGTTGCCAAATTCTGATAATAATGTGGTTTATGCCGATGTTATCAAAGGAAATGATACAATTCGTGTTTACAGTATTCATTTGCAATCGATAAATATTAGTCCCGACATCAACGAAAAGATTGATGAAAGTAAATCGAAATTGATTTTTAAACGAATCAGTAATGCCTTTAAAGAACAGCAAGTACAATCGGAATTGATTCAATCACATATGAACGATTTTAAAGGACGAAAAATTATTTGTGGCGATATGAATAATTCGGCTTTTTCATACGTTTACAACAATATTAAAGGTGATATGCAAGATGCTTTTGTCGAAGCCGGGAAAGGTTTTGGTAAAACATATAATTACAAGCATTACCCAGCACGAATTGATTATATTTTAGTTGATGATATTTTTGAAGTCAAAGAATTTGAAACTTTTAATACGTTTAAAAATTCCGACCATTTTCCAATTTTGGCTCGATTAAAAATTAAAAATGAACCTAATTAA
- a CDS encoding rhomboid family protein: MEIFQNLKQGYKLGNIVQRLLYWNVGISIVFILLKSFYKPGYLLLVANTSLNSNLEIFITKPWTLISYSFLHADFIHLLFNMLMLYFIGQLFQTFFNKFQLLAVYFFGGIFAGIIFLIGSLLFENNMEVVGASGAIMALLFAITAYRPNMNVRLMLIGNVKIWYIAAFFVFLDLIQIPLNNAGGHITHLGGALFGFIYIQLLTKGFDLGKFFVWLSDLFSKDKKKYTKFKNVYTNTNKKQTSYAKSNNQKDDNQKQIDAILDKISKSGYESLSKEEKEFLFKQR, translated from the coding sequence ATGGAAATATTTCAGAATTTAAAACAAGGTTATAAATTAGGTAACATTGTACAACGTTTGTTGTATTGGAATGTTGGTATTTCTATTGTTTTTATTTTATTAAAAAGCTTTTATAAACCTGGCTATTTATTATTAGTTGCTAATACAAGTTTAAATTCTAATTTAGAAATTTTTATAACCAAACCTTGGACTTTAATTTCATATAGTTTTTTACATGCCGATTTTATTCATCTGCTTTTTAATATGCTGATGTTATATTTTATTGGTCAGTTGTTTCAAACTTTTTTTAATAAATTTCAGTTGCTAGCGGTTTATTTTTTTGGTGGAATTTTCGCTGGAATTATATTCTTAATAGGTTCACTTTTATTCGAAAATAACATGGAAGTCGTTGGTGCTTCTGGTGCTATAATGGCTTTGCTTTTTGCGATTACAGCTTATCGTCCGAATATGAATGTGCGATTGATGCTAATCGGAAATGTAAAAATTTGGTACATCGCTGCTTTCTTTGTTTTCTTAGATTTGATTCAAATTCCGTTGAATAATGCAGGTGGACATATAACTCATTTAGGCGGCGCTTTATTCGGATTTATTTATATTCAGTTGTTAACCAAAGGATTTGATTTAGGAAAATTCTTTGTATGGTTAAGTGATTTATTTTCAAAAGATAAAAAGAAATATACTAAATTTAAAAACGTTTACACAAACACAAATAAGAAACAAACATCGTACGCAAAATCGAATAATCAAAAAGATGATAATCAAAAACAAATCGATGCGATACTAGATAAAATAAGTAAATCTGGTTACGAAAGTTTATCAAAAGAAGAAAAAGAATTTTTATTTAAGCAACGCTAA